A stretch of Microbacterium sp. LWH3-1.2 DNA encodes these proteins:
- a CDS encoding LysM peptidoglycan-binding domain-containing protein → MFAGVPVAVAGSIALTLSAAPAQAATRDAAPVSVPRMLGAAAVNVPRVTALPTVRVTAESAPATYTVQRGDTVSRISARFGLRTNDVLALNGLGWSSTIYPGQVLKLSAAAAAPAPAAPAPAPAAGTYTVQRGDTVSAIANRHGTTTNAVLSANGLNWSSIIYPGQTIRIPGAAAPAASVSAPAPAPAPAPDTTSGGSHTISAGETISSIAKRYGVTTNAVLSANGLAWSSIIYPGQTIKIPVSAPAVPGLTSEQVSNAQLIVRIGRELGVSDRGIAVALGTAMQESSLRNVTWGDRDSLGLFQQRPSYGWGTAAEVQDAARATRVFFGGAGDPNGSRTRGLRDIPGWENLTFTQAAQAVQISAYPDAYAKWEAPAYSWLAALG, encoded by the coding sequence ATCTTCGCCGGCGTCCCTGTCGCCGTCGCAGGGTCGATCGCGCTGACGCTGTCGGCAGCGCCCGCACAGGCGGCGACGAGGGATGCTGCGCCCGTGAGCGTGCCGCGCATGCTCGGCGCCGCCGCCGTGAACGTCCCCCGCGTCACCGCGCTGCCCACCGTCCGGGTGACGGCCGAGTCCGCGCCCGCGACGTATACCGTCCAGCGCGGCGACACCGTGAGCCGGATCTCGGCGAGGTTCGGCCTGCGTACCAACGACGTGCTCGCCCTCAACGGGCTCGGCTGGTCGTCGACGATCTACCCGGGTCAGGTGCTCAAGCTGAGCGCGGCCGCCGCCGCACCCGCGCCGGCCGCACCCGCGCCGGCCCCGGCTGCCGGCACGTACACGGTCCAGCGCGGCGACACCGTCAGCGCGATCGCCAACCGCCACGGCACCACGACGAACGCGGTGCTCTCGGCCAACGGGCTCAACTGGTCTTCGATCATCTACCCCGGCCAGACCATCCGGATTCCCGGCGCGGCCGCGCCCGCAGCATCCGTTTCCGCCCCTGCGCCGGCGCCTGCTCCCGCGCCCGACACGACGTCGGGCGGGTCGCACACGATCAGCGCAGGCGAGACGATCAGCTCGATCGCGAAGCGGTACGGCGTGACGACGAACGCGGTGCTCTCTGCCAACGGGCTCGCCTGGTCGTCGATCATCTACCCCGGACAGACCATCAAGATCCCGGTCTCGGCCCCCGCTGTCCCCGGCCTCACGTCGGAGCAGGTCTCCAACGCGCAGCTGATCGTGCGCATCGGGCGGGAACTCGGCGTCTCCGATCGAGGTATCGCCGTCGCCCTCGGCACCGCGATGCAGGAATCGTCGCTTCGCAACGTGACGTGGGGCGATCGCGACTCGCTCGGCCTGTTCCAGCAGCGTCCGAGCTACGGCTGGGGCACTGCTGCCGAGGTGCAGGATGCTGCACGCGCGACGCGCGTCTTCTTCGGCGGCGCCGGCGACCCCAATGGCTCGCGCACGCGCGGGCTGCGCGACATCCCCGGCTGGGAGAATCTGACCTTCACGCAGGCCGCCCAGGCGGTGCAGATCTCGGCCTACCCGGACGCGTACGCCAAGTGGGAGGCCCCCGCCTACTCCTGGCTCGCCGCACTCGGCTGA
- a CDS encoding lysophospholipid acyltransferase family protein, producing the protein MFYWLMKYVVIGPIVKAIWRPWIVGRRNVPAEGAAILASNHLSFVDSIFLPLMLDRPVVFLAKSDYFTGKGIRGWATRMFFKGTGQLPIDRSGGKASEASLNTGLQVLGSGDLLGIYPEGTRSPDGKLYRGRTGIARMALEAHVPVVPVVMVDTDTMMPIGTTIPRIVRVGIVVGEPLDFSRFSGLEGDRYVLRSITDEIMVALQRLGEQEYEDVYASTVKDRLTPKSR; encoded by the coding sequence ATGTTCTACTGGCTGATGAAATACGTGGTCATCGGACCGATCGTCAAGGCGATCTGGCGCCCGTGGATCGTCGGCCGCCGCAACGTCCCCGCGGAGGGCGCCGCGATCCTCGCGAGCAACCACCTGTCGTTCGTGGACTCGATCTTCCTGCCGTTGATGCTCGACCGGCCGGTCGTGTTCCTCGCGAAGAGCGACTACTTCACCGGCAAGGGGATCAGAGGCTGGGCGACCCGCATGTTCTTCAAGGGCACGGGCCAGCTGCCCATCGACCGTTCCGGCGGCAAGGCGTCCGAGGCATCCCTCAACACGGGTCTTCAGGTGCTCGGCAGCGGTGATCTGCTCGGCATCTACCCCGAGGGCACGCGCAGCCCCGATGGCAAGCTGTACCGCGGTCGCACCGGCATCGCCCGCATGGCGCTCGAGGCCCACGTGCCGGTCGTGCCGGTCGTGATGGTCGACACCGACACGATGATGCCCATCGGCACCACGATCCCGCGGATCGTGCGGGTCGGCATCGTGGTGGGCGAACCGCTCGACTTCTCGCGCTTCTCCGGGCTGGAGGGCGACCGCTACGTCCTGCGCTCGATCACCGACGAGATCATGGTCGCGCTGCAGCGCCTGGGCGAGCAGGAGTACGAGGACGTCTACGCGTCGACCGTCAAGGACCGGCTCACGCCGAAGTCCCGCTGA
- a CDS encoding AMP-dependent synthetase/ligase — MVQFEVPAIVPADAQANITDLLVERVKATPNLALFAVPEGDEWRDITAADFQKQVIALAKGFVAGGIEPGDKVGFIARTTYEWTLVDFALFYAGAVMVPIYETSSSAQIAWNLTDSGAIAVITELPDHSARLADVRPELPLIRSAWEMHGGDLDKLVAQGVSVTDEEIERRRNIANGADIATLIYTSGSTGRPKGCVLTHSNFVELARNSAKSLHEVVETPGASTLLFITTAHVFARFISILDIHAGVKTGHQPDTKQLLPALGSFQPTFLLAVPRVFEKVYNSAEQKAEAGGKGKIFRAAAHTAIEHSRLQQEGKKIPFGTKIKFALFDRLVYSKLRAAMGGRVMYAVSGSAPLGPRLGHFFHSLGVTILEGYGLTETTAPATVNLATKSKIGTVGPVLPGVGIRLADDGEIQVRGINVFKEYWRNPEATAATFDGDWFKTGDIGAFDSEGFLTITGRKKEIIVTAGGKNVSPAALEDPIRANPIVGQVVVVGDQKPFIAALVTLDSEMLPAWLSNNGLPGDMSLADAATNDAVRAEVQRAIDVANKNVSRAESIRKFTILPTEWTEGSGHLTPKMSIKRNVILDDFAGDIDEIYTVPVNTTNVSLS, encoded by the coding sequence GTGGTCCAGTTCGAAGTCCCCGCTATCGTCCCCGCCGATGCGCAGGCGAACATCACCGACCTCCTGGTCGAGCGCGTCAAGGCGACGCCGAACCTCGCGCTCTTCGCCGTGCCCGAGGGCGATGAGTGGCGCGACATCACCGCCGCCGATTTTCAGAAGCAGGTCATCGCGCTGGCCAAGGGCTTCGTGGCCGGCGGCATCGAGCCCGGCGACAAGGTGGGCTTCATCGCCCGCACGACCTACGAGTGGACGCTCGTGGACTTCGCTCTGTTCTATGCCGGCGCGGTCATGGTGCCGATCTACGAGACCAGCTCGAGCGCGCAGATCGCCTGGAACCTGACCGACTCAGGCGCGATCGCCGTCATCACCGAGCTGCCCGACCACAGCGCACGGCTGGCCGACGTGCGTCCGGAGCTCCCGCTGATCCGCTCGGCGTGGGAAATGCACGGCGGCGACCTCGACAAGCTCGTCGCCCAGGGTGTGAGCGTCACGGACGAAGAGATCGAACGACGTCGCAACATCGCGAACGGCGCCGACATCGCGACGCTCATCTACACGTCCGGCTCGACCGGGCGGCCCAAGGGCTGCGTGCTGACCCACAGCAACTTCGTCGAGCTGGCGCGCAACTCCGCCAAGTCGCTGCACGAGGTCGTCGAGACGCCGGGCGCCTCGACCCTGCTCTTCATCACCACTGCGCACGTGTTCGCGCGCTTCATCTCGATCCTCGACATCCACGCCGGGGTGAAGACGGGCCACCAGCCCGACACCAAGCAGCTGCTGCCCGCCCTGGGGTCGTTCCAGCCGACGTTCCTCCTGGCCGTGCCGCGCGTGTTCGAGAAGGTCTACAACTCGGCCGAGCAGAAGGCGGAGGCCGGCGGCAAGGGCAAGATCTTCCGCGCCGCCGCGCACACCGCGATCGAGCACTCCCGCCTCCAGCAGGAGGGCAAGAAGATCCCCTTCGGCACGAAGATCAAGTTCGCGCTGTTCGACCGCCTCGTCTACAGCAAGCTGCGCGCCGCGATGGGCGGCCGGGTGATGTATGCCGTCTCGGGCTCCGCTCCCCTGGGCCCGCGCCTCGGGCACTTCTTCCACAGCCTCGGCGTCACGATCCTCGAGGGCTACGGCCTCACCGAGACGACGGCTCCCGCGACGGTCAACCTGGCGACGAAGTCCAAGATCGGCACCGTGGGTCCCGTGCTGCCGGGCGTCGGCATCCGTCTCGCTGACGACGGCGAGATCCAGGTGCGCGGCATCAACGTGTTCAAGGAGTACTGGCGCAACCCGGAGGCCACCGCGGCCACCTTCGACGGCGACTGGTTCAAGACCGGCGACATCGGCGCGTTCGACTCCGAGGGCTTCCTCACGATCACGGGTCGCAAGAAGGAGATCATCGTCACCGCAGGCGGCAAGAACGTCTCGCCCGCGGCTCTCGAGGACCCGATCCGCGCCAACCCGATCGTCGGTCAGGTCGTGGTCGTCGGCGACCAGAAGCCGTTCATCGCGGCCCTCGTGACGCTCGACTCCGAAATGCTGCCGGCTTGGCTGTCAAACAACGGCCTGCCGGGCGACATGTCGCTCGCCGACGCCGCGACGAACGACGCCGTTCGTGCCGAGGTGCAGCGGGCGATCGACGTCGCGAACAAGAACGTCTCGCGCGCCGAATCGATCCGCAAGTTCACCATCCTCCCCACGGAGTGGACGGAGGGCAGCGGGCACCTCACCCCGAAGATGAGCATCAAGCGCAACGTCATCCTCGATGACTTCGCCGGCGACATCGACGAGATCTACACCGTTCCCGTCAACACGACGAACGTCTCGCTCTCGTAG
- a CDS encoding ROK family protein, whose translation MLNVGIDIGGTKIAGGVVDSEGTIVEQLRVDTPTDTAALAQAVVDMARYFRGAHDVAAVGVAAAGFIDRDRATVIHAPNIAWHNEPLKATLEEGIGLPVTIENDANAAGWAEFRFGAGRGVEHMVMLTMGTGVGGAIVLDGQLFRGGHGIAAELGHIRFIRDGIICGCGQHGCLEQYASGRALQREANDIADGGGIGAALAAHRAENGKISGPAVSRLVLAGDAGAAEALRRVATALGEACGGFQAVLDPELFVIGGGVAQLGDALLAPMRVAYEKSLPGYGDRPIASFKIAKLVNDAGLIGAADLAGTEA comes from the coding sequence GTGCTCAACGTCGGCATCGACATCGGCGGAACCAAGATCGCGGGCGGAGTGGTCGACTCCGAGGGCACCATCGTCGAACAGCTCCGTGTCGACACGCCCACCGACACCGCCGCCCTGGCGCAGGCCGTCGTCGACATGGCCCGTTACTTCCGCGGTGCGCACGATGTCGCCGCCGTGGGCGTCGCGGCGGCCGGTTTCATCGACCGCGATCGCGCGACCGTCATCCACGCCCCCAACATCGCGTGGCACAACGAGCCACTGAAGGCGACGCTCGAAGAGGGGATCGGCCTGCCGGTCACCATCGAGAACGACGCAAACGCCGCTGGGTGGGCCGAGTTCCGCTTCGGGGCGGGCCGTGGCGTCGAGCACATGGTCATGCTCACGATGGGCACCGGCGTCGGCGGCGCCATCGTCCTGGACGGCCAGCTCTTCCGCGGCGGGCACGGCATCGCCGCCGAGCTCGGACACATCCGCTTCATCCGCGACGGCATCATCTGCGGCTGCGGTCAGCACGGATGCCTCGAGCAGTATGCTTCCGGCCGCGCTCTGCAACGCGAGGCCAACGACATCGCCGACGGCGGCGGCATCGGCGCGGCGCTCGCAGCCCACCGTGCCGAGAACGGCAAGATCAGCGGGCCGGCCGTGTCGCGTCTCGTGCTCGCCGGCGACGCCGGCGCCGCGGAGGCGCTCCGGCGTGTCGCGACCGCCCTCGGCGAGGCCTGCGGCGGCTTCCAGGCGGTGCTCGACCCCGAGCTCTTCGTCATCGGCGGCGGCGTCGCCCAGCTCGGCGACGCCCTGCTCGCACCCATGCGCGTCGCCTACGAGAAGTCGCTGCCCGGCTACGGCGACCGGCCGATCGCGAGCTTCAAGATCGCGAAGCTCGTCAACGACGCGGGCCTCATCGGAGCGGCCGACCTCGCGGGGACAGAGGCGTAG
- the pknB gene encoding Stk1 family PASTA domain-containing Ser/Thr kinase, which translates to MSTSQQTDPLIGRLVDGRYRVRARIARGGMATVYVATDLRLERRVALKVMHSHLSDDTVFQSRFIQEARAAARLADPHVVNVFDQGQDGDMAYLVMEYLPGITLRELLREQRRLTVPQAVSILDAVLSGLAAAHKAGIVHRDVKPENVLLAEDGRIKIGDFGLARATTANTASGAQLLGTIAYLAPELVTRGTADARSDIYAIGIMLYEMLTGEQPYKGEQPMQIAFQHATDSVPRPSVKNPGVPEPLDELVLWATEKSPDERPIDAREMLQRLHDIERELGISPVVTRTGPIGVVRDDVAATGELTAVLPGTTTGPIATMAEADNAGRLRTATQRRRSRGAWLVVLVLVLASLAGGLGWWFGSGPGSLVAVADVTGMTFDEASARLQEDSLVAVQQGEYSLDVAAGEVIRSDPAGGTRVDKGAEVDLYVSLGPQEATFPSFSGMPEADARAALQAQSVSAPDESATFFTDAAAGVVTGVIIRPAGAPEDGSQDVACTDGCTVHQGDTARLQVSLGPLPNVSGESEGKARSTLEGLGLVVADPSQTESSDSVKAERVIRVIGKEDGTWLAPGDTVTLVVSTGPALFEVPDFGGMTLAEARQAATDAGFTIDYDDRWDAFPDPFTKVESQKPDAGDMEPKGTVISLRIAAAL; encoded by the coding sequence GTGAGCACGAGTCAGCAGACGGATCCGCTGATCGGCCGTCTGGTCGACGGCCGATACCGGGTGCGTGCTCGCATCGCCCGCGGCGGCATGGCCACCGTGTATGTGGCGACCGATCTGCGCCTCGAGCGACGGGTCGCGCTCAAGGTCATGCACTCCCACCTGAGCGATGACACGGTCTTCCAGAGCCGTTTCATCCAGGAGGCCCGTGCGGCCGCCCGCCTCGCTGATCCGCACGTGGTCAATGTGTTCGATCAGGGCCAGGACGGCGACATGGCGTACCTCGTCATGGAGTACCTCCCCGGCATCACGCTGCGCGAGCTCCTGCGCGAGCAGCGCCGGCTGACCGTCCCGCAGGCGGTGTCGATCCTCGACGCCGTGCTGTCCGGGCTCGCCGCCGCGCACAAGGCCGGCATCGTGCACCGCGACGTCAAGCCCGAGAACGTGCTCCTCGCCGAAGACGGCCGCATCAAGATCGGCGACTTCGGGCTCGCACGCGCGACGACCGCGAACACCGCATCCGGCGCCCAGCTGCTCGGCACGATCGCGTACCTGGCCCCCGAGCTCGTCACGCGCGGCACCGCCGACGCGCGCAGCGACATCTACGCCATCGGCATCATGCTGTATGAGATGCTCACCGGCGAGCAGCCGTACAAGGGCGAGCAGCCGATGCAGATCGCGTTCCAGCACGCCACCGACTCCGTGCCGCGGCCGAGCGTGAAGAATCCGGGTGTTCCCGAGCCGCTCGACGAGCTCGTGCTGTGGGCCACCGAGAAGTCGCCCGACGAGCGGCCCATCGACGCGCGGGAGATGCTGCAGCGCCTGCACGACATCGAGCGCGAGCTGGGCATCTCCCCCGTCGTCACCCGAACCGGCCCCATCGGCGTCGTGCGCGACGACGTCGCCGCGACCGGCGAGCTCACGGCGGTGCTGCCCGGCACGACGACCGGTCCCATCGCCACGATGGCCGAGGCGGACAACGCCGGCCGACTCCGCACGGCGACGCAGCGCCGACGCTCCCGCGGCGCCTGGCTCGTCGTGCTCGTGCTCGTGCTCGCGTCGCTCGCGGGCGGCCTGGGATGGTGGTTCGGCTCCGGTCCCGGATCGCTGGTCGCGGTCGCCGACGTGACCGGCATGACATTCGACGAGGCGTCTGCACGTCTCCAGGAGGACTCGCTCGTCGCCGTGCAGCAGGGCGAGTACAGCCTCGACGTCGCAGCGGGTGAGGTCATCCGCAGCGATCCGGCCGGCGGCACCCGCGTCGACAAGGGCGCCGAGGTGGACCTCTATGTCTCGCTCGGTCCGCAGGAGGCGACCTTCCCGTCGTTCTCGGGAATGCCCGAGGCCGATGCGCGCGCCGCTCTCCAGGCCCAGTCCGTGTCGGCCCCCGACGAGAGCGCCACCTTCTTCACCGACGCCGCGGCCGGCGTCGTCACCGGCGTGATCATCCGCCCCGCGGGCGCACCGGAGGACGGCTCGCAGGACGTCGCATGCACGGACGGCTGCACCGTGCATCAGGGCGATACCGCGCGCCTGCAGGTCTCGCTCGGGCCGCTCCCGAACGTCTCCGGCGAGAGTGAGGGCAAGGCGCGCAGCACGCTCGAGGGCCTCGGGCTCGTCGTCGCCGACCCCAGCCAGACCGAGTCGAGCGACTCGGTGAAGGCCGAGCGCGTCATCCGCGTCATCGGCAAGGAGGACGGCACCTGGCTCGCGCCCGGCGACACGGTGACCCTCGTGGTGTCGACCGGCCCTGCGCTGTTCGAGGTCCCCGACTTCGGGGGCATGACGCTGGCGGAGGCACGCCAGGCCGCCACCGACGCCGGATTCACCATCGACTACGACGACCGCTGGGACGCCTTTCCCGACCCCTTCACCAAGGTCGAGTCTCAGAAGCCCGACGCCGGCGATATGGAGCCTAAGGGCACCGTCATCTCGCTGCGCATCGCCGCCGCACTCTGA
- a CDS encoding polyprenyl synthetase family protein, translating into MSAPVEPIEAISQRVDMFISAQRRSVADAGPEAARFVAAGADAVTGGKRLRGRFCISGWRAVEESSGPVGSAPASVIAAAAALEVFHAAALVHDDIIDNSDTRRGRPSAHRALEAGHRGAGWLGDADAFGRSAAILLGDLLVAWSDDLLEEGLAETSPDRAAAARRQYALMRREVTLGQFLDVAEESAFASEPDDRHAERALRVASFKSARYSVQQPLAIGAALAGADAAQAAALAAFGHPLGMAFQLRDDVLGVFGDEAATGKPSGDDLREGKRTVLIAYAREALAPTARRIVDELVGDPGLDSSQIASLQQTIVDTGALDRVERLIADYAHEADRALSGARLGNAAVGELRDLARAATVRTT; encoded by the coding sequence GTGTCCGCCCCCGTTGAGCCGATCGAAGCCATTTCTCAGCGAGTGGACATGTTCATCTCGGCACAGCGCCGGAGTGTGGCCGACGCGGGTCCCGAAGCGGCACGATTCGTCGCCGCGGGAGCGGATGCCGTCACCGGCGGAAAACGCCTTCGCGGCCGCTTCTGCATCTCCGGGTGGAGGGCCGTGGAGGAATCCTCGGGCCCTGTCGGCTCCGCACCCGCCTCCGTGATCGCCGCGGCAGCCGCCCTCGAGGTGTTCCACGCCGCGGCTCTCGTCCACGACGACATCATTGACAACTCCGACACGCGCCGCGGCCGTCCCTCGGCGCATCGCGCTCTCGAGGCCGGGCATCGCGGCGCGGGCTGGCTCGGCGACGCGGACGCGTTCGGCCGCTCGGCCGCGATCCTGCTCGGCGACCTGCTCGTGGCGTGGAGCGACGACCTCCTCGAGGAGGGACTCGCCGAGACCTCCCCCGACCGCGCGGCAGCGGCCCGCCGTCAGTACGCGCTGATGCGCCGCGAGGTCACGCTCGGACAGTTCCTCGACGTCGCCGAGGAGTCGGCGTTCGCCAGCGAGCCCGATGACCGGCACGCCGAGCGGGCGCTGCGCGTGGCATCCTTCAAATCCGCGCGCTACAGCGTGCAGCAGCCGCTCGCGATCGGCGCGGCGCTCGCGGGCGCGGATGCTGCGCAGGCGGCGGCGCTGGCCGCATTCGGGCACCCTCTCGGCATGGCGTTCCAGCTGCGCGACGACGTGCTGGGAGTGTTCGGCGATGAGGCCGCCACCGGCAAGCCGTCCGGCGACGACCTGCGCGAGGGAAAGCGCACGGTGCTGATCGCGTATGCGCGGGAGGCGCTCGCGCCCACCGCACGGCGGATCGTCGACGAGCTCGTCGGCGACCCCGGCCTCGACTCATCCCAGATCGCGTCGCTGCAGCAGACGATCGTCGACACCGGCGCGCTCGACCGCGTCGAGAGACTCATCGCCGATTACGCGCACGAGGCCGATCGCGCACTGTCGGGCGCACGGCTCGGCAATGCGGCCGTCGGCGAGCTGCGCGACCTCGCGCGCGCCGCGACGGTCCGCACGACCTGA
- a CDS encoding class II 3-deoxy-7-phosphoheptulonate synthase → MLQHLDALDHWRTLPIKQQPQWYDAEAVDAASAELATLPPLVFAGEVDHLRDRLARAASGRAFLLQGGDCAETFAGATAEQIRNRIKTVLQMAVVLTYGASMPVVKMGRMAGQFAKPRSSDTETRGDVTLPAYRGDIVNGYDFTEHSRKADPNRLLKGYHTAASTINLIRAFTQGGFADLREVHSWNKGFAENPANQQYERLATEIDRAIKFMEAAGADFDELKRVEFYTGHEGLLMDYERPMTRIDSRTSTPYNTSAHFLWIGERTRDLDGAHVDYFSKIRNPIGVKLGPTTTPETALALIDKLDPNREPGRLTFITRMGAGKIRDALPPLLEAVKDSGATPLWVTDPMHGNGITTPTGYKTRRFDDVVDEVRGFFEAHRSVGTFPGGIHVELTGDDVTECLGGSEQIDEATLATRYESLCDPRLNHMQSLELAFLVAEELEKR, encoded by the coding sequence ATGCTCCAGCACCTCGATGCACTCGACCATTGGCGGACCCTGCCCATCAAGCAGCAGCCGCAGTGGTATGACGCCGAGGCCGTGGACGCCGCATCCGCCGAACTGGCGACCCTGCCGCCGCTGGTCTTCGCCGGTGAGGTCGACCACCTCCGCGACCGCCTCGCGCGCGCCGCCTCCGGCAGGGCGTTCCTCCTCCAGGGCGGCGACTGCGCCGAGACCTTCGCCGGCGCCACTGCCGAGCAGATCCGCAACCGCATCAAGACGGTGCTGCAGATGGCGGTGGTGCTCACGTACGGGGCATCCATGCCGGTCGTGAAGATGGGTCGCATGGCCGGCCAGTTCGCGAAGCCGCGCTCCAGCGACACCGAGACGCGCGGCGACGTGACACTGCCGGCCTACCGCGGCGACATCGTCAACGGCTACGACTTCACCGAGCACTCGCGCAAGGCCGACCCGAACCGGCTGCTCAAGGGCTACCACACTGCCGCGTCGACCATCAACCTGATCCGCGCGTTCACGCAGGGCGGTTTCGCCGACCTGCGCGAGGTGCACTCCTGGAACAAGGGCTTCGCAGAGAACCCCGCCAACCAGCAGTACGAGCGCCTCGCGACCGAGATCGACCGCGCCATCAAATTCATGGAGGCCGCCGGCGCCGACTTCGACGAGCTGAAGCGCGTCGAGTTCTACACCGGTCACGAGGGTCTGCTCATGGATTACGAGCGCCCGATGACCCGGATCGACTCGCGCACGAGCACGCCGTACAACACGTCGGCGCACTTCCTGTGGATCGGCGAGCGCACCCGCGACCTCGACGGGGCGCACGTCGACTACTTCTCGAAGATCCGCAACCCCATCGGCGTGAAGCTCGGCCCGACCACCACGCCCGAGACGGCGCTCGCACTCATCGACAAGCTCGACCCGAACCGCGAGCCCGGTCGTCTCACCTTCATCACGCGCATGGGGGCGGGCAAGATCCGCGACGCGCTGCCGCCGTTGCTCGAGGCGGTCAAGGACTCGGGCGCGACCCCGCTGTGGGTCACCGACCCGATGCACGGCAATGGAATCACGACGCCCACCGGCTACAAGACGCGTCGCTTCGACGACGTCGTCGACGAGGTGCGCGGCTTCTTCGAGGCGCACCGTTCGGTGGGCACGTTCCCCGGCGGCATCCACGTCGAGCTCACCGGCGACGACGTCACGGAGTGCCTCGGCGGCTCCGAGCAGATCGACGAGGCCACCCTCGCGACCCGCTACGAGTCGCTGTGCGACCCGCGCCTCAACCACATGCAGTCGCTCGAGCTCGCCTTCCTCGTGGCCGAGGAGCTCGAGAAGCGTTGA
- a CDS encoding Rv2175c family DNA-binding protein, translated as MTSDAAPRFETDWLTLPDLVEVLGEPLGRVRRLLDEYYLVGSKRDGVVKVPSVFVVDGHPLPSLRGTVFVLHDAGFSDDEAIDWLLTPEDTIGIAPIEALLAGRKSEVRRVARTLA; from the coding sequence GTGACCTCTGACGCCGCTCCGCGCTTCGAGACCGACTGGCTCACCCTGCCCGACCTCGTGGAGGTGCTCGGCGAACCGCTCGGCCGGGTGCGCCGACTGCTCGACGAGTACTACCTCGTCGGCTCCAAGCGCGACGGCGTCGTCAAGGTGCCGTCGGTCTTCGTTGTGGACGGGCACCCGCTGCCGTCGCTGCGGGGCACCGTGTTCGTCCTGCACGACGCCGGCTTCTCGGACGACGAGGCGATCGACTGGCTGCTGACCCCCGAGGACACGATCGGGATCGCGCCGATCGAGGCGCTCCTCGCGGGTCGTAAGAGCGAGGTCCGCCGGGTCGCCCGCACGCTGGCATGA